The Celeribacter marinus genome window below encodes:
- the ribB gene encoding 3,4-dihydroxy-2-butanone-4-phosphate synthase, translating into MSDLNESYASAVSSIEEIIEDARNGRMFILIDHEDRENEGDLVIPSQMATPEAINFMATHGRGLICLTLTSERIDALELPLMATSNSSRHETAFTISIEAKEGVSTGISAHDRARTVAVAIDPSKTSADIATPGHVFPLRAKDGGVLVRAGHTEAGVDVARLAGLQPSSVICEIMNDDGSMSRLPELVSFAQKHNLKIGTISDLIAYRRRHDNLVTRTAHRTVTSAFGGAWDMQVFTDDLQGAEHVVLSKGDLSTDAPVLTRMHALNPLEDVLGIGRTSREIEGAMELIAAEGRGVVVLLRDLDMKMAGEDAASPQTLRQYGLGAQILAALGLSQLELVTNNPKPKVVGLEAYGLSITGTRKIDGDV; encoded by the coding sequence ATGAGCGACCTAAACGAGAGCTACGCCAGTGCCGTTTCCTCCATTGAGGAAATCATCGAGGATGCCCGCAATGGTCGGATGTTTATCCTGATCGACCACGAGGACCGCGAGAACGAGGGCGATCTGGTGATCCCGTCTCAAATGGCGACCCCTGAGGCGATCAACTTTATGGCCACTCACGGACGCGGGCTTATTTGTCTGACGCTCACGTCCGAGCGCATCGACGCGCTTGAGCTGCCTCTGATGGCCACGAGCAATTCTAGCCGCCATGAGACGGCGTTTACCATTTCGATCGAAGCCAAAGAGGGTGTGTCGACGGGCATCTCCGCCCATGACCGCGCCCGCACGGTTGCCGTGGCGATTGATCCATCCAAGACCTCTGCCGATATTGCCACGCCGGGCCACGTGTTCCCGCTGCGCGCTAAGGATGGCGGCGTGTTGGTGCGCGCGGGTCATACCGAGGCGGGCGTTGATGTGGCGCGTTTGGCAGGGCTACAGCCCTCATCGGTGATCTGCGAGATTATGAATGATGACGGCTCGATGTCGCGTCTGCCCGAGCTGGTATCCTTTGCACAAAAACACAACCTCAAGATCGGGACAATTTCCGACCTGATCGCCTATCGCCGCCGCCACGACAATCTCGTGACGCGCACAGCGCATCGCACCGTGACCTCTGCCTTTGGTGGCGCGTGGGATATGCAGGTGTTCACGGATGATCTGCAAGGGGCCGAGCATGTTGTTCTGTCCAAGGGTGATTTGAGCACGGATGCGCCGGTTTTGACGCGGATGCATGCGCTCAACCCGCTCGAAGATGTGCTTGGCATCGGTCGCACGTCCCGCGAAATTGAGGGGGCGATGGAATTGATCGCCGCCGAGGGGCGCGGCGTTGTCGTGTTGCTGCGCGATCTCGATATGAAAATGGCGGGGGAGGATGCGGCAAGCCCGCAGACGTTACGCCAGTATGGTCTAGGTGCGCAAATTCTTGCAGCTCTTGGCCTATCTCAACTGGAACTTGTCACCAATAACCCCAAGCCCAAAGTGGTGGGGCTTGAGGCGTATGGGCTGTCTATCACCGGCACCCGAAAAATCGACGGAGACGTATAA
- a CDS encoding riboflavin synthase, whose amino-acid sequence MFTGIITNVGHVLELEQKGDLRARIGCDYDVDGIDIGASIACSGVCLTVIALGTAPQNWFDVQISAESVSKTNIRDWAVGSALNLERALRLGDELGGHIVSGHVDGVATIVSMTDEGESTRFVFDAPEALAKFVAPKGSVALDGTSFTVNEVDGCRFGVNIIPHTQQVTTWGAASVGDVINLEIDTLARYGARLAEFD is encoded by the coding sequence ATGTTTACAGGCATCATCACTAATGTAGGGCACGTTCTGGAGCTTGAGCAAAAGGGCGATTTGCGCGCGCGGATCGGGTGCGATTACGATGTGGACGGGATCGACATCGGCGCGTCGATTGCCTGTAGCGGTGTTTGTTTGACGGTGATTGCGCTCGGCACTGCGCCGCAAAACTGGTTTGACGTGCAAATCTCGGCAGAAAGTGTGAGCAAAACGAATATCCGTGATTGGGCTGTCGGCAGCGCGCTCAATCTCGAACGTGCTTTGCGCCTTGGTGACGAGCTTGGCGGTCATATCGTGTCGGGTCATGTGGATGGTGTGGCGACGATTGTATCGATGACGGACGAGGGCGAGAGCACGCGATTTGTGTTTGACGCGCCCGAGGCCCTTGCCAAATTCGTGGCCCCCAAAGGCTCGGTGGCCTTGGACGGCACATCGTTCACGGTCAATGAGGTCGATGGTTGTCGGTTCGGCGTGAACATCATTCCGCACACGCAACAGGTCACGACATGGGGGGCTGCATCGGTGGGCGATGTGATCAATCTGGAGATCGACACCCTCGCGCGCTATGGGGCCCGCTTGGCCGAGTTTGACTAA
- a CDS encoding capsule biosynthesis protein — protein MRDPVTSNSPDQCLDETRVFLMLQGPHGPYFWQLGKMLRAAGATVWRVGFNAGDRAFWFSTKTFLPYTDTPEAWPDTFQSIVADKGVTDIVLYGDPRPVHALAVARAKELGLRIHVFEEGYLRPFWITYERDGANGHSALMGLSVEQMRTALANIDHDNIEAPDHWGDMRQHIFYGALYHWFVMFRNGAFKHFRGHRELPVTYEFMLYFKRLIMMPLHRASRRWRTWRIRRSGHPFHIALLQLEHDASFQVHSHYSTMPEFISDVIDGFAKGAPRHHHLVFKAHPLESDRRNLLAEVKRLAANFGVTGRVHFVRGGKLASLLNYARSAVTVNSTAGQQALARGLPLRTFGTAVFAKPEFVSHQSLDAFFMHPERPDTRAYKDYRQFLLETSQVPGGFYSARGRRQLLRLVVDMMLAQHGPYDALINGNAHPRPSLRPTR, from the coding sequence ATGCGTGATCCCGTAACCAGTAACAGCCCAGACCAGTGCCTCGACGAGACGCGCGTGTTTCTCATGCTCCAAGGACCGCACGGGCCATATTTTTGGCAGTTGGGCAAAATGTTGCGCGCGGCGGGTGCCACCGTTTGGCGGGTCGGATTTAACGCGGGCGACCGCGCCTTTTGGTTCTCGACCAAGACATTTCTGCCCTACACCGATACGCCTGAGGCATGGCCTGACACCTTTCAATCCATCGTCGCGGACAAGGGTGTTACCGACATCGTTTTGTACGGCGACCCGCGCCCCGTGCATGCCCTCGCCGTAGCCCGCGCCAAAGAGTTGGGCCTGCGCATCCACGTCTTTGAGGAGGGCTATCTGCGGCCGTTCTGGATCACCTACGAGCGTGATGGGGCCAACGGACATTCCGCTCTGATGGGCCTGAGTGTGGAGCAAATGCGCACGGCATTGGCGAACATTGATCACGACAATATCGAGGCACCCGACCATTGGGGCGACATGCGCCAACACATCTTTTACGGCGCGCTCTACCACTGGTTTGTGATGTTTCGAAACGGCGCGTTCAAACATTTTCGCGGCCACCGCGAATTGCCAGTGACCTACGAATTCATGCTCTATTTCAAACGCTTGATCATGATGCCCCTGCACCGCGCGTCTCGCCGCTGGCGCACGTGGCGCATTCGCCGCTCTGGTCATCCATTTCATATCGCCCTGCTGCAACTTGAACATGATGCCAGTTTTCAGGTGCATTCGCACTACTCCACCATGCCCGAGTTTATCTCGGACGTGATCGACGGGTTTGCCAAAGGCGCGCCGCGCCACCACCACCTCGTGTTCAAAGCACATCCGCTCGAAAGTGACCGCCGCAATCTGTTGGCCGAGGTTAAACGACTTGCCGCAAATTTTGGCGTCACAGGACGCGTGCATTTCGTGCGCGGTGGTAAGCTTGCCTCCTTGCTCAACTATGCTCGCTCGGCCGTGACCGTAAATTCGACCGCCGGCCAACAAGCCCTCGCGCGCGGCTTGCCCTTGCGCACATTTGGCACCGCCGTCTTTGCCAAACCCGAATTTGTCTCGCATCAATCCCTCGACGCGTTTTTTATGCACCCCGAGCGGCCTGACACCCGCGCCTACAAAGATTATCGTCAATTCCTATTGGAAACCAGTCAGGTTCCCGGCGGGTTCTATTCCGCGCGCGGGCGGCGTCAATTGCTGCGTCTTGTCGTCGATATGATGCTGGCGCAACACGGGCCCTATGACGCGCTGATCAACGGAAATGCCCACCCCCGCCCGTCTTTGCGGCCCACGCGGTGA
- a CDS encoding polysaccharide biosynthesis/export family protein, translated as MARAVVAAALLASVTACGLPRSGPNKKEIFAGSVLNDGDAFIIAVNDRVTAATGVTQSLGFTQSFVSAGVVGSDTINPGDTLALTIWENVDDGLLANQGANATVLNQVQVDGAGFIFVPYAGRIKAAGNSPEAIRRIITEKLDTQTPDPQVLVSRVAGDGATVTVAGSINGRGVYPIERPTRTLSAMLAAAGGVNVSPDIARVKVTRGGKTGTVWYEDIFTEPNYDIALRNGDRILIEADPREFMALGATGAQTVVPFESRTLSALEAIARVGGLQTNSADPTGVFVFRNENEAISKQVLGRDDITGTQRLVYVLNLTEPNGLFMARDFIIRDGDTVYVTEAPFVQWQKTLGAINGSISAADSLAASVQ; from the coding sequence ATGGCCCGTGCCGTGGTCGCAGCCGCGCTTTTGGCCAGCGTAACCGCCTGTGGTCTCCCCCGATCCGGTCCCAACAAAAAAGAAATCTTTGCAGGTTCTGTCCTAAACGATGGCGACGCATTTATTATCGCCGTGAACGACCGCGTCACTGCGGCTACGGGCGTCACTCAATCGCTTGGTTTCACCCAATCCTTTGTCAGCGCGGGCGTTGTCGGCTCCGACACGATCAATCCCGGAGACACCTTGGCGTTGACCATTTGGGAAAACGTCGATGACGGCCTGCTCGCCAACCAAGGGGCCAACGCAACTGTCCTTAACCAAGTTCAAGTGGACGGTGCGGGCTTTATCTTTGTCCCATACGCGGGCCGGATCAAAGCTGCGGGCAACAGCCCCGAAGCAATCCGCCGCATCATTACCGAAAAGCTCGACACCCAAACCCCCGACCCGCAAGTTCTCGTATCCCGCGTGGCCGGTGATGGCGCAACAGTGACGGTCGCGGGTTCCATCAATGGCCGTGGCGTCTACCCGATCGAGCGCCCAACACGCACGCTATCCGCGATGCTAGCGGCGGCAGGTGGCGTGAACGTCAGCCCCGACATTGCCCGCGTCAAAGTCACCCGTGGCGGCAAAACAGGCACCGTTTGGTATGAGGACATCTTTACCGAACCAAATTACGATATTGCTCTACGCAACGGCGACCGCATTTTGATTGAAGCCGACCCACGCGAATTTATGGCGCTAGGCGCAACCGGCGCGCAAACCGTTGTGCCCTTTGAAAGCCGGACACTCTCCGCCCTTGAGGCCATCGCACGTGTTGGCGGCTTGCAAACCAATAGCGCCGATCCAACGGGCGTCTTTGTGTTTCGCAATGAAAACGAGGCCATTTCCAAACAGGTATTGGGCCGCGACGACATCACAGGCACACAGCGCCTCGTCTACGTTCTCAATCTGACAGAGCCGAACGGGCTGTTTATGGCGCGTGATTTCATCATCCGCGATGGCGACACGGTTTACGTCACCGAAGCTCCGTTTGTGCAGTGGCAAAAAACGCTGGGCGCGATCAACGGATCGATATCGGCGGCTGACTCGCTGGCCGCTAGCGTTCAATAA